The sequence ATTAAAACTTAACTTTCGATTTCAATTCCCAACCAAATTTTACCTGTTTTCCAGGTATTTTTTCAGTCCAGCGGACAGCAATAGGACGAATTTGCCTGTAATTAACAATACAGCATAGGAAGTTCTCTGATAAATGATCGTAAATTTTACATTCAAGGAATAAATACAATATATTATAGCCTTCAATTGTACGAATATAATACACTTACGCAGTGGTCTACCGGTCAGACTTgctaaaattttcataaatcctAGGAGATTGAACTTAAACTTCTAATAGTAATTTTTTGGTACTTGACGATCCACCTCTTTGAGGCACCAGCGTACGATAAACTCGCTCTGCTGTCCGATTAATGTCGCCGAAAGTCAGTTTGCTACGTTTACTATAGACATTAAGATAGATTCCTAGCACCACGATCAGCCCAGACCATAAGTAACTGTGAAGAAAGCATGAGCAATACAGATTTTATCCATCATTTAAAAGTGGTATAACTTACTTGATAGTGAATGGCTTGCTGAAGAACACAAATGAAAGCGCAATGGTAACCGCCTTGCGAGCAGTCGTGACAGTGGCCGCTAAAGGAGCGCCACAAGTCCGCACCAAGGTAAGAACAATTTGAATTCCCAAATAGCCGGACAGGCTGAACAAAAACGCATAGCCATACGTTTCCACGggatgctgaaaaaaaaaattttttcaacCCGGCATAATAAAAGATCATGCATGAATACATACCTTCATGCAAAAAGCGATTCCAGTGAACAGATTCCCTGTCAGCAACATGATCACGCTCAGATAGACAAATCCGATTCCGTACGAGTAGATCACCACCTCATTGTTCGGCGCTTTGTGTTCTCGCATGGCCTTCTCCTGAACGTTCCCGATCGCTGCATCGCAGAGCAAGGCCAACGAAATTAGCAGCACCCCGAAAGGGTTGAAGTTCGGTGAAACCTGCGAGTCGGCCAGTGTGAACAAGGTCAACCCGAGGCACATCGCAATCGCTGCCAGAAAATCCAAGGGCCCATGCTTTTTGCCCTGGATCAGAATACTTCCGATCAGCACCGGCACCAACTTGCAGCATTTGAATATGACCTGCGTTGGGTAATTCAAATAGCCGAGGCTGGAATTCGATAGTCCCATAGTTCCGAGCGTGAGGAAAGCCAACAGCACGTATGTCTTCATCGGGATACAGCGAGGAATCTTCGTCGCTTCCATTGATCGCTCAATGTACCCGAAAACTGTGTAGTAAGCAAACTGCACCAACGTTAGGAACCATCCATAAGGTTTAAATCCGTCCAGCGTGAATATCAATTCCTGCATGTATCCATAGAGCAAATAAAGGACAAACACTCCAGCGCAGCAGAGTAGAAACTGGGTCGTCGTGTTGTAATAAGTCAAATCGAAAAACAGGATCTTAACTTCCTTGCGGTCGTCATCCGGGCTCGGTGCGTTCCTTTGTTGCCGGTTGAGTCCTTTATCGCCAACGTAAATTATCTCACTACCGTTCCGATTGGCGACCGACATGGTCTCAAGGTGATCGCACTCGACGACAAACTACGCTGTCCGCAGTTGCAATAATTGATTCAAGTTGCTATTGATGGTACTTACTGCAGGATAATTGAGCACATTTTACATGGTCATTGCTTTGGAAATAATAGCGCACTATCACTACACAGGAATGACCAGTCCAGCTGCCGTCGTGGAATGGGAATCGACGGCAATCCGCTTTAGCGCACGAGAAGCAATCACTTCACTGCGTTGGACAATGaccgatgacgatgatgatgaagtAGATACAAACAAAACACTGTCAAAGATGAAATCAAGCAGGGTCATGGATATTCTGATACGAGGTTGTCTAGTTTTCAAAGCTTGTGCTGTCGGTCTATATCATTTTTTCAAGATTGGTTAGTGAAAAGGTCGTATCGTTCGATATCTGTAACATGTTTACCAGAGTCTactatagagttgcgcaaagaggatcttcttactcttattctgaatgatgctcttgttattatgttgaaaactttcatttttgttcaacccttcaagtgactttacgggagtgatcacttctaaagctttttaattcgataactaaagtcacctacagagtgcaaacacgtgagtttcttgttgcaactttattgggggtgtattgaagttttttgaagctgtttctagaacaaatctaatacatttcaattcatgagttataattcgccataataatcatcaggcgataacaatacttccgccttaccaacaatcatttgtttactttgctcgataggtagacggtttgacagttcaataggtagattttgTTGGAGAGCGCGCAACAGTGGACAACAAACGTACAGCGGACCGATAAAGCGAAGCGGTAACGTCGGAACGGAAGAAATAAAACAACCACTCAGTTGGACTTTACACGAACGAATACAATTcctatttatttacattcgatgaCATAAACATTCGATAATACAATCATAGTACATCCATAATGCCTACATACAGTTGTCTCGAACACGAGGGGTGACGATTGCAcgcttaatttaatttcaacacCCCTCCTCAAGTCGACAACCCGAGAATCACAGACAATTATCACAGATCATGtagcaaaaatacaaaaatacacgtACTTTAACTCTGAACACTTGATCTTCAAGCTTAAGTCCAAttaatcacaaaacaaaacaaaaaatttgaCCCAGCAAAGCTGAATCTTCTTCTTTCACATATCTTCCATTTCTAAATTATTAGCCCCTCCAGGCCCCTCCTAGCTGCAAGCTTCGTCAATCCGCATAAAACGCCTTTTCTCAGCAACCGATGATTCCTCATTCGTCGtcattttgttttcagttttgTCTTCATCGTTTTATTACACTTCTCCAATCACTATTCATCGCCATTTCTTCCGCTCGCTGTGACATACACACTAAATCGAGATGAAATTCATTTTGTATTACACTGGTACAACACATCCAACACATATTGTTTTCTGTCGTAGAAAGCGACGGCCATTACCGTGCCACTTTTCGTAATTTCTGCTTTATTTCCAATGAAACTGACTTTCATACCCGTTCTCGCTACACGGTTCACATTAATATCGGGTAGAtcaaacaacccaaattttgagttgttttcgatGTGCCATCTCTTTCATTCCATCCTTTGCTGTcaaaaacagagaaagaaaACCACCCAACGATAGCAGTTCGATGGGGGAAGCCAACGCTAGGTTAAAGGGGTTGAACTCAAATTTAGGTTGTTTAAACCTATTTGAACTTAACATTAGGTGGAAACAACTTAATATTTAGGTACTTTTTCACACGGGATCAAACGGAAACTACTCAAATCCGAGTTGGGCCATcgaactcaaaattggcttcccccaCCAACGGTCCAAATTAAGTgaaatgaacttaattttgagttgtttgaacttcattttgggtTGTCTGATCTAACCGTGCAGAGAACAAATTACAGCTGAGATTGGGTACGTACAGCACATTTTTCGCTTCACATTTCTGTCTCACGTTGCCAACAGCTGAGTGCACTACTACATCGCCACAGTATTTCGCCAACAACTTTTCACCGCTCGCTACCACCACTTCCACGGGCCGCTCCAGACGCCGCATCGTGCTGAAGTACTTTCGGTCGTTCACCATGTGGTCCGTCGCTCCAGAGTCCAAGAACCACTGCATTTTcactccttcttcttccttttctttggATGCCATGAAGGCCACATCAACACGATCCGAGGATTGCTTGTCTTCAACCGCTATGTCTGCTCTACGATTTTGATACTTGCTCTGGTATTTAACTCTTCCATAACCACCGGGATCCGATTCCAGCGACACTTTCACACGGCAATCGGCTTGTTTATGTCCAACTCTACCGCACCGAAAACACTTGATCTTTTTCCAGCTTTGTCTGCTAAACATGGCAAAACCCTTATCATCGCCCCCAGGGGCCAGCAGATTTCTTCGCTTTGCATCCACATCGATTAAACGCTTCTTCACAAACGCCATTGTAACACCGGTCGGAAGTGTTTCGATTGCAGTAACTACTGAATCAAACGACGGTGGCAGTGTCAACAATAAATGACAAACCGCGTCGGAGTCTTCTACAGCCGCACCACTTTCCTTCAACTCCCGAATCAACCGATCAAACTTCAGTACACACTTAAATGCTAAATTTGATTTCGGTAATAGAAAATGACGAACTTGGTCGGTAAATTACTATATTACTGATATATCGTcaaagtttgacatttcacattGTTTTTCTAAACACTTGTTACCGAAATTCGGCTAAGAACATTGATCACCGAAAGTCAGTAATCTATTTTGGGACCAGAATCGGTGAAATAATATACTTGCCGAGATTCGGAAAAGTGTGAAATGTCAAAATCAAAGTTGTGTCAagaacgcaaaaaaaaatgcaaaaggaAATTAACTACGTGTTTGCTTGCCGACAAATTTCATTCTATGTAAGtttttgaatattatttatGCGATTGATGCATAGAATAATTTAATCTTAATGGTAGTGAAATTGATATGATATTTTTCCAGAGGCTTTTTGTGATAATGAGCGTTATTCAACGAACCGAAAGTAAGGCACCACCACTGAAATGTGTATTGTGCGTTGGAGTCACCGGTTGCACGTGAGAATCGAGATCCTGAGACGAAGAGAATATTTTTAAGGTCTAAGGTGTTTCCGACAAGTGAATGCTTGTGTGTCCATTACTTTACATGAAAATAATGTTCGTGCAAAGAACTATCAATCAATGTATTATGAAAACATGCCAAACACTCAATAGAAAAAATTGTTCATAAAAATATGTCGAAGTGCTAAATTCATATTTTAGaccaatatgtttcaaaaataaatatatttagtATATTTGTTGGCTTTtactttttttcattctttttgaaaaacaagagaaaataataatttcctgaatttcggcagaattatATGCCGAAAGATTCGTTAATTTGATTACCGATATGCCCGGcaaattttgacagctgttaTGACTACACGTTTTGCAGACCAGTCGGCAATTTGAACTTTTAACGAGATTTTTACCGAGctctcagctgttggattctcggcattttattttgccggcctcggcgaaaaaaattaagtgtgtaggtgTTCCGACAAACTATCACTCGCATCCTCCACACACACTTAATTTAATTTACCGAGCTCGGTTGTcgaattaccgatttctcaacagctgagctctcggtagcCACCTCagtaaaaagttcaaaatttacCGAGCTCTCGGTTCTGCGAACTCGATGGCGAAATGTCAATTATTACCGAGCTGATCTGTAAAGATTACTGAGCACTCGGTAAAATATACTGAGCCATTCTGCAAAAAGTTAATGCGGACCCCGGTAATAAAAGGAACGAATGAAATTCAATTAGGcgattaaaaaaatccaaacaacAAAATTCAcgattgatttttaatttcttgtcTTTTTATTATACATCTAtataaataatcaataaaacaaTTTCGTAGAAGATGATGCCCATTGCTGCAAACGGCCTTATCCAGCGAGATGAAGCAATGGCCGACTAATTATACGCTTTTCAGTGATTTGCCTGCAAATTTATAAATATGAATTATGATACCAAATTAACAAACCAATTAAAGTTTAACCATCCATTggaacaaattatttcaacttaccTGAATATTAAACTACGATCGACATTATACTCTCAGCAGCTATCACGCGAGTAATCAAAACCGGAGTactaaattgcaaaaaaaaatatggcgtCACACTGAGAAGCGGCAAGAGGCTAAAACTGAGAGATCGGTATTTATTATACCGGGTGCTCAGTAGACCGCATTGATTTTTACTGAGTCGTCGGTTTATTTTTTGACAAGTGCAGGATGTTTTCATAgaactgagttgatcggtaatATTTATTACCGAACCTCAGTATTTCAGTTCAAACTACTGAAACGTGCTGAAACGTCGgtgaaaaatattacagatgtcagtaaattcttctgaattaacTGAGCTCTCGGTTAAAATTTTCTTTTACCGAATTAAATCTGTAAAAAAGATTACCGAGCTGAAATTCTCGATTTAAGTGTGCATACTTTAATGTGAGGAGCTGCTTCCGGATAAACAATTGCCCGGCAACACCGCGACGCTAAAACACCGCTTTTAGCGTGTCCCATATTTTCTTCGGTGTCACACAGTCTTTTACAAGTTCAAGCTGGCTGTCAACAATCGCCTGAATTATCACAGCTTTACACTTTTCTCCGCGGCTCTTCGTTCCaccattttcttttcttctccgaCTTTACACTAGCGGAATCGTCCGCCACCAATTTAAACTCGTCGATCTCACTCATCTCCCGGTGGAGGCAATCCAGCAGATCGAACGTGTCGAGAACGGTTTCCATCCGGAACCTCCAGTTGTGGAAGCCGGACCCGTCGAACGCGGCGATTTTCACTTTATCGTCCATAGCTGGGCCAATAACCTGTTGGAGAGCGCGCAACAGTGGACAACAAACGTACAGCGGACCGATAAAGCGAAGCGGTAACGTCGGAACGGAAGAAATAAAACAACCACTCAGTTGGACTTTACACGAACGAATACAATTcctatttatttacattcgatgaCATAAACATTCGATAATACAATCATAGTACATCCATAATGCCTACATACAGTTGTCTCGAACACGAGGGGTGACGATTGCAcgcttaatttaatttcaacagatttggcttcactctttgcgtaactctatatataatagactctgatgtttactagagtggggcgcagttgtatggaaaaacgcaaacttcgtccgatcaaatgagatcaaggtttttcttaaTTGTTTTGGGACCCCTATCAACTGTgaaaaatatgggctcgattggttgcgacctcgcatgccgcatcgcgttttaaatttacatggaaattagtatgggaaaacgtacttttttacttgtttgctattagcggcttcaatttgtcatcaatcacgtgactcaatatgttagcatatagtctgaaagacgccgaaaaactttgccgaagaaggtacatagctggaaggtctacaaaaaatgttattacgttttgaaaatttattgttcaggccatatgcaagaaatcaatgtttctgccagcactaccggacgacctatggttatcgaatgGCAAAACCCgttttccttcttgtcggattttttctttgtgaaattatTCCGggtagctcccattagctctaaagccctatacaCTGAGAAAAATTGTAGTAGAAACTACCATATTAGGGGTAATATTGAGAacagtacacacttaattttttcgcCGAGGAGGGCAGAataaattgccgagaatccaacagctgagatCTCGGTAGAATTCTCGGTGAAAGTTCAAATTGCCGACTGGTCGTAAATCATACAAAAATAATCATCTGTCAAAATTGCCGTACTGCTCGGTAATACATTATTGAGTCGATCGGCAAAGTGCTTTTGCCGAAATTCagcatattatttttattattatttttgtttcatgtttcaaaatacgaaatcaaatcaaaatatgaAATGGAAAATTTATTTCGGTGCTACTTCTCTTTTattgctcaaaatgttttattgTTCAAAATGCAAACACGTGTAGGTAAATATCAACATGACTCTTCATCAGAAACTCTCTGTACAACACACCATGGGACCGTTGCCACGAACATGCGACCGTGCATTGTTTCGTGATGTAACATTGGGATTAAAAAATAATGGTTTATGGTTTATGGTCCGCGGCTTCGTATCCCTGGTTCCTGGATGGTATCCTAACGATGTTTAGCATGTCAAGTTTGGCTCCTTAGCACAGAAGGCAATCAGCACGCCTTTGCTGTGATTACATATATCTGTGTGTAGTTAACTTTAGTTGGAGGAAATCCACTGAAATTGTAAAAAAGCGAAAGTATGTTTAAAGACCGTGAAAATTAAACAGAAAatggaaattcaattgaatgCTTACCGGAAAAATTTCAgcgatgatattttttttctttccacgTGTGACCGATAGAGCAATACAACgcgcaaaaacaattttttttttgacagatGGGTTTGCCGAAGTTCAGTTTCTAAAATGAAGAAAACTGTGGCAAAGTTGATTGCCGAATCTCAGTAGGATGAAGAAATGTCTTATTTATTAACGAGATGTCagttaaaataatcttttacgGTCATGTTCGTCAATTTGATTTACCGAGCAAAAAATTATCGATTAAGTGTgtaccgacgtttttcaaccgaagttccaattttcttaaaataactaaaatatggTCTATCTTACGATAAAATTGGTATATTCAACCGCCTCTATGGTTATTCTTACTGAAAACGTAGTAAAATTGTGTGGTAAAATCAACTATTTTGTTTGAGTCTATGctaaataacaatttttatagtaaaattgaaaataatttcgatcAGAATTACTACATTTATGGTTTAATTAAGCGATTTGTCCCTTCggttgaaaaacgtcggtactgttcttaattttaccacaaaattgtaatttctactacaaagtttttttcagtgtaagatcaattattttgaaataacactcagggtctgtctcatttggagaattaaacttaaaagtgacagtgcgaaaattaaaaaatcaccccgttataagaatggctggtgctacccagcaattccaataggacatcgatggaaaatgattcgatatctgtcaaagtaatcttgctctgcgagcacggttatttgataattattgaaatgtcacttttaagtttaatttcagttttattatccaattgagacagaccctcagttaaattattggtctacgtagttcggcagtgctggcagaataaaggtagcctcacacctcgggaatttggtccgtggattttttccccatgtatttttacatatgcgatgtttttgggatttgggcacggaaaatcaaaatcccggccccatttaaataACACGGGGATTAAAATCCGGcgaaaaattttcccgaggtgtaaggcagccttaaacgattttttgcatatggtttgaacactcaatcttcgaagcgttataacttttttcgtgaacgttccagcaacgttccttcttcagcaaagtttttcggcatcctttgggttatactttaacgcaatgtgccacttggtttacgatgaactgaaacctctagtagtagaaatgcaaaaatatacgttctcccatactaatttccatacaaatttcaaacgcgatgcggaaagcgagaaagcaaccaatcggtctcaaattctgcacagttgttcaggacccagaatgcgaggttatcgaacgtctactgtatcgATTGTAACAGTTTTGTAGAGTGTCTTCTTATCGAATTGCTATACAATTCAAGACGATGTCGATAACAATTGGATCGGATTGCACGTCGAAtttaatttgttgcaagcaaatcggccaagtataagtgcctaaaatgagtaagttttttgaaacagggctgacaatagatattctcgtcgtatgaagaaagcgaaaaaaataaagtttttgtcataacattgcacgacgcaataCCTATTCCACCTATTCTTACtatttttccactcgaaatataatataaacatatttgttacaaagaatatgaaactcaaactaaatttgtttttatttttttcccgaataataacaatacttctcaatatagtatctgaaacgaacataaccacaatcatcaatgtttggctccggcacaattgtaaagtttggcttcagtttgacaaccaaatcgattttattcgcaccacccagacGAAAACTAACTCTTTTTACCCTTTGCTCCCCTTTACATAAATGTGTGCATCATAGCACAAGCTTCGGTTTGCTTTTTTCTCTTATACGAAACTTCGCTGTAGAGGAAGTAGATCGGGCTATATGTTTTGCTCAGTTCGATGACCAGATAGTAAGGGAATTTCCCCTAGGAGTAAGGAGTATAACCTCCGAGTGGCAAAATCTTCACACATGCTTTTCCAGTCGTCATCGTCGCCGTTCCGTGGCGATTCGATGACGCAATGATGGCAATGATGATGATGTTCTGCTTTTTCGGTTCGGGTTTGCCAGTCGTTTTTCATCCGTGTTCGATCGCAGTCAAAAGTGTGCTGAAGTGGCAAAAAATCGCATTTTGTCGCGTTTCTGAGTGAAAATCCTGTTTCCCCATTTTCTTGGATTTGAAATCTCAAAGTTTCTTCACTTCCGCGGAAAGTCGGAatctgaatttcctccgggGCGTCTGAAACGGAATGCAGTTTGAAGGTGAAAGTCTTTTTGCGTGCAAATAGAATATTACAATGCCTGGGAAAAAGTGAGGAATTTTTGCTTTACCATCGCGGTGGCCAAGTCGGAGAACCGTGCTGTCATTATTTTTCTCTTGCTAGTCGCCCCGACAAAAGTGCAAAAAACGTGAGGCGATCCCGTTTGTGTGAGTCAGCCAGTTCCCTCGGCTGTAAAAGTGCTGCTTATTGTGAGGAGTGTACAAACTGCTTGGCCAGCGCAAAGCATTTGGCGTGAAGAGTGACCCGTGCTAATAAATCAGCCTCGCGATAGGCGTCGCTGTGTTCGGCTGGTGAAAGTACGGATTCGGGGAACTGGGGGGTGCAGCCTTCGCAGTGAACTTTTGATTGCGGTACTTTCATATATTCGCTTAGATAGTTTCTGAATAAGATGGTGAACTTGAATTTGGAGAACAA comes from Armigeres subalbatus isolate Guangzhou_Male chromosome 2, GZ_Asu_2, whole genome shotgun sequence and encodes:
- the LOC134218441 gene encoding adenosine 3'-phospho 5'-phosphosulfate transporter 2 produces the protein MSVANRNGSEIIYVGDKGLNRQQRNAPSPDDDRKEVKILFFDLTYYNTTTQFLLCCAGVFVLYLLYGYMQELIFTLDGFKPYGWFLTLVQFAYYTVFGYIERSMEATKIPRCIPMKTYVLLAFLTLGTMGLSNSSLGYLNYPTQVIFKCCKLVPVLIGSILIQGKKHGPLDFLAAIAMCLGLTLFTLADSQVSPNFNPFGVLLISLALLCDAAIGNVQEKAMREHKAPNNEVVIYSYGIGFVYLSVIMLLTGNLFTGIAFCMKHPVETYGYAFLFSLSGYLGIQIVLTLVRTCGAPLAATVTTARKAVTIALSFVFFSKPFTINYLWSGLIVVLGIYLNVYSKRSKLTFGDINRTAERVYRTLVPQRGGSSSTKKLLLEV